One genomic region from Drosophila busckii strain San Diego stock center, stock number 13000-0081.31 chromosome 3R, ASM1175060v1, whole genome shotgun sequence encodes:
- the LOC108603088 gene encoding transmembrane protein 216 — protein MPPKRPPPLVPKKPNPSMNYEVLIYLNSFYFGMFACCEMAMGLLKAINLSYTGHTLAQDSAVMISFIVLETMRLIMGRKGTLAERGWTAIMSVFLTLPCFVGVSYLLLLQTYRLRLEYCLCTLQIALYFTEVWYAIVFVFSLCRPVTYD, from the exons ATGCCGCCAAAGCGACCGCCACCGTTAGTGCCCAAGAAGCCAAATCCTAGCATGAACTACGAGGTGCTAATCTATTTGAATAGCTTTTACTTTGGCATGTTTGCCTGCTGTGAAATGGCCATGGGCTTGCTAAAGGCGATCAATTTAAGCTACACAGGGCACACGCTCGCGCAGGACTCGGCGGTGATGATAAGCTTCATCGTGCTAGAGACGATGCGCCTGATAATGGGACGCAAGGGAACGCTGGCCGAGCGAG GTTGGACTGCCATAATGTCTGTCTTTCTGACTCTACCCTGCTTTGTGGGCGTCTCGTATCTGCTGCTCCTGCAAACCTACAGGCTGCGTCTGGAGTATTGTCTATGCACGCTGCAGATAGCGCTCTACTTCACCGAGGTGTGGTACGCCATCGTCTTTGTATTCTCACTGTGTCGTCCAGTAACTTATGATTAG
- the LOC108603089 gene encoding uncharacterized protein LOC108603089, whose translation MNASLIYEILMYLNSFYFGMYAAFEVGVGVLKAINLEYGENILSREATILLSLFIIETLRIVFGRKSSLSDRGWQATASVILTLPSLAIVIYLCCFQTFVLKLEIILSALMIILQGAELVYASIFICTMCRPVTYT comes from the exons ATGAACGCCAGCCTAATATACGAGATACTCATGTATCTAAATTCGTTCTATTTTGGCATGTACGCCGCATTCGaggtgggcgtgggcgttCTAAAGGCAATCAATCTAGAATATGGAGAAAACATTTTGTCACGTGAGGCGACCATCTTGCTCTCGTTGTTCATCATCGAAACGCTGCGCATCGTCTTTGGTCGCAAGAGCAGCCTCAGTGATCGTG GCTGGCAAGCAACCGCGTCCGTAATATTAACACTGCCCAGTCTagctattgttatttatttatgttgttttcAAACCTTTGTTCTTAAGCTCGAAATTATTCTGAGTGCCTTAATGATCATTCTACAAGGTGCTGAACTAGTCTACGCCAGCATATTCATTTGTACAATGTGTCGACCCGTTACATATACCTAG